The genomic interval GTTATtttaatgttactggaagaacGTTTGTTCATAACTTAGAAAGAACCTTTTCAGAATGGTCCTTGTCACCTGCACAGGTGTTCTGAGGGGTTTCTAAGTGGTTTCTCGCTGGTTCAAGTCCTGCACCTTGAAGTATGTGATTTTCTGCTTTAGATATATGGCTCAGCTCCATGAGGTTTTTCCTCTCATTTTACCACCTGCCACCGTCTTCTTCAAATGTGATTGTGTGTAATCAGAGTTGAAGCTCATGAGCTTGTGTGTGGTGACTCTGCAGATGTCAGATGGTCAATGTGTTCTCAATCACGGCCAGCATCTGTTGAGGAGGTTAAAAACACTCAGATTAAGACGAGTTGATTGGGAGAAGGTTACACTGATGGTTCAGATTCTTCATTCTGTAATCCTCACATCATCAACTCATGTGATGCTCTGGAAAGCTAGAAAAATGATGAAAatgcaaagttaaaaaaaaataaaaaaggggttTAAAAGATGCAGCAAATAAACAAGTGTTTGGTAATTATACAGCAAGTGTGACAAAGAAAGTGAGTCATATTTACTCTCAGCTTTGGTGAGTTTTATGTAAATGGGGGGTTAATGTGATCTCCACTGCAGAGATGCAAATTCATATCTGCTCTCTTCAGCTTCCCTTCCACCAGGAAATTATTGTTTTGCTGCAGCAATGCTGATCATCTGCACTGTCTAATCACTCATACGCTCTAATGCACATTTGTATCTACAGTACATTTTCTGAGGgtctcttattatttatttaattaaaaaaacattcttgATAAGAAGCATATTCTATGCTGAATCCAgatttttctttctctgtgtaCAAAATCATATTCATtagattaaactttttttttaaataatgacattttagtttaataatttagcagCCACTTTTATGCAAAGTGATTTATAAtaccacaatattattattattattgttagcaTAGTTTCAGAAATACTTCACAaaaaactgaattattattatttgcttaattatatgcatttgtAATTATTGAGAAAGTAGAATACGTATTATCAGCATTATTATCTTCCATGCCATGCCGATGCTTTCTTAACCGCAAGAAAtaaatcattcactcactcatcaaAATACCATTTAAACGTCTAAAAACATTTAACCTGCAAATGAGTTGTTTCTAGACACGCCTCCTGGCTCTCCGCCAACGCTGGTTGGACGCGCCGGTCCTCATTAGTATGCGGTGGGCGTATCCGTAGCGTGTCTGTCAGATGAATGAGTAGAGCGCTTCAGTCGCGCATCGGGCAGCGAGCGAGAAGTCAGCCGCTCACCGGCGCTCAGAATGCGGCTGCTACTATAACCTCTTCCCGCTCCCGTTCCCTGTGACGCCAACACTGAACGGGAAACATGTGGAACACTAAAAGAGGAACCTGCCTGCACAGCAAAGGAGAGTTATGGGTAAGTTTCTTACACTCATGAAAACGGCATTTAACATGACCGCGAATTCTCTTAACagtaaataataagtaaataactcatcataatatttttaaattataaaatccaAAACTATAATATAATCCAAATTAATTACGTAATAGATAGACGAATCAAACTCGAATGAGTATTTGGAAGGATTGTATAATAATTTTGGATcattgttttatgttaaaaactaGGCTTTTTTTCGAGGATATTCAGTGATTCATAAAAAATGTGAGTAGATGCTTGTAGATGCAGGTTCATTGCAGTCCCTTGTACAGTGATATCCATATTTTCTGTCAAAATATCTTTGTTATTAGTTAAAATTGTGGTATGACCACTCATCAGAATacatagagagggagagagaaaaactaTGTTGAAACTATGACAGAAATTATAGTTATCATGGTAAATATTTGGGTGAATATTTTGTCATATCAATATGGGtggattttagatttagtccaaccATCCTCccagcacacacatacagtaatgtTAAACCCAACCTCTTTTGATGTGcttaattaatcatttatatgCAAAAGATGTATGCAGTAAATATATTCATTGCTTCCTTATTAACCATTTTCATATATACTTGCCATTTGATTTTAAAAGTATGATGCTTTTTACTTATATTTCTGTTGCTTATTAGTTTGTCTGTTATTTATTTCAGGGTTTGTTCATCCTCCTCTTGTACACCATTCCCCTCTCCTCCTCGTCAAATTTCAGTCACCTCATCTATAAGATAAAAGAAGGATTACCTAAAGGGACACTTATAGGGGCTATCAGTGCGGACTTAAAATTGGATCTTTCTGTCAGTCCTCCTCGTTCATTCAATCTGGAGCTAAAGACGGCCAGACAGCAGTACGTGAATCTGAATAACACGACGGGGGAGCTGTTCACATCTGCTGTGGAGATTGACAGAGAGGCTCTGTGCGCAGAGTCCCACGAGGGCCAGGGCTGCGCAATCTCTCTGGACGTGCTAATCCTTCCTCAACAGTACTTTCAGCTGGTTAAGGTTAAAATTATTATTGAGGATGTGAATGACAACCACCCGCATTTCCCTGTTGGCGAAATCAGGGTGTTTGTGCCGGAGAACGCACCTGTTAATGCAAGGTTTGCGGTGGAGCAATCCGCAGTCGATCCTGACATCGGGATTCACTGCGTTCAAACATACTGGCTTGCTAATGACTATGGAGTTTTCACATTAGACGTAGAGGAGAACGAAGGCGGTGAACTGACGCCCTTTCTAATCATTACCGAGTCTCTTGATAGGGAGACACAAGCTGAGTATGTGACTGACATTATAGCTGAGGACGGAGGCTCTCCGCCGCTTCTAGGCACTGCAACTCTGAGGATTATCATCACGGATGTCAACGACAACTGTCCCAAGTTTACAGAGTCGCTAGTGAACGTTACTATTTACGGAAACGCTACTAAGGGCATGCAACTGGCTCGTTTACAAGCTTACGATCGAGACGAGGGAGCCAATGCCTTGATCACTTATACTTTCAGCGAACGGGTCACCCAGGAAAGCAGAAACCTGTTTCATTTGGATACAAACCTAGGGGTTCTTAAACTAGCAGGAAAGATTGAAAACAACGGCGGAAAACTTTACAAACTAATTGTGCTGGCCAATGGGCCGACTTGTATTCCAGAAGTTGCAACAGTTAACGTTCACGTCATCAAACAGCTCTCCGGGCCTCCGGTGGTTATCCCACGTTATATTGCGTCCGAGAAGGACGGTGTTGTGAGTTTAAGTGAATCAGAGCCAGCGTTTTCACCCATTGCTTTTTTTACCATCAAAAACACCGAGCCACAACAGAAGATAGAGTGTCTTCTTGAAGGTGCAGGTCCGTTTAGACTTGTACCGTATGAGCGGATTAAAAACGAATACCTGCTTGAGACCACCGAGCCATTGGATTATGAGCAGCAACAGGATTATGAAATGGTTGTTGTGGTTCGTAACTCTCATGGATTAGTAGTTAACACCATAGTGAAAGTCCACGTGTTGGATGTTAACGACAACGCTCCGGTTTTCAAGCAATCTTTCATTGAAATCACAGTGGAGGAGAACAACCCACCAAATACATTCCTCGCTCAGCTTCAGGCCACCGATGCAGACAGTGAAAGAAGAGGCGAGGTTTATTACCTACTCGGCGCTGACGCTCCCACCATTTTTGACTTGGATCGGTCAACCGGAGTACTGACGGTGTCCACTTCTC from Carassius carassius chromosome 44, fCarCar2.1, whole genome shotgun sequence carries:
- the LOC132126653 gene encoding protocadherin-20-like, with translation MWNTKRGTCLHSKGELWGLFILLLYTIPLSSSSNFSHLIYKIKEGLPKGTLIGAISADLKLDLSVSPPRSFNLELKTARQQYVNLNNTTGELFTSAVEIDREALCAESHEGQGCAISLDVLILPQQYFQLVKVKIIIEDVNDNHPHFPVGEIRVFVPENAPVNARFAVEQSAVDPDIGIHCVQTYWLANDYGVFTLDVEENEGGELTPFLIITESLDRETQAEYVTDIIAEDGGSPPLLGTATLRIIITDVNDNCPKFTESLVNVTIYGNATKGMQLARLQAYDRDEGANALITYTFSERVTQESRNLFHLDTNLGVLKLAGKIENNGGKLYKLIVLANGPTCIPEVATVNVHVIKQLSGPPVVIPRYIASEKDGVVSLSESEPAFSPIAFFTIKNTEPQQKIECLLEGAGPFRLVPYERIKNEYLLETTEPLDYEQQQDYEMVVVVRNSHGLVVNTIVKVHVLDVNDNAPVFKQSFIEITVEENNPPNTFLAQLQATDADSERRGEVYYLLGADAPTIFDLDRSTGVLTVSTSLDREEKETYRFMVRAVDRGTPRKESIATVIITVQDRNDNSPRFINKDFTFFVPENFPGFGEIGVLTVTDADAGENGWVALSILNGSDIFVIDTGRGALRAKTSLDREQQGTYYVWIEAIDGGEPALSCITTVTVLLLDVNDNPPTVLFPQSNQSYMLVLPNTLPGTSITEVYAVDRDTGMNAVIAYSIIKRTDGEPGSFDIDPYTGNITLRKALSNRGLYSLWVKVRDHGQPELYSTVLVNLFVNETVSNETLIQSLLPRSVDIDHGELPPDKKGRKGEQVPNMCGEYRVLLLALTATCLGLFLIVVSLVTYICCKRRKPKKKRSDIEIPLNSL